CGCTTTTTCGACGGAGTTGTCGAAGCGAACGAGCAGGCAAGTTGGGGATATCGCACTGACGGAAAGGATTTTTGGCAGGGTCTCCATGGGCAATCACTTCAGTCCTGGAAGTCAAGCGACTTGGTCCGCAATCCTTGTTTTGGTTTCTGCCCGGCACACGGGCATTGTGTTTCGACTAGTGCTTCAAACAGCGACAACTAAAGTATACACGACCTGGCAGCACAGGGAAAAAGGTTCATGGCGTTCTTGGCTCAGAAGGAAGTGTCCTCTGGCTGGCTGAATCCATGTGATTATGGCAGGTGGATTTGCATTACTTTTCGCATGGAACACTTGCTGGGAAAAATTGGGCGGTTTTTGGCGGGACGCGGTGCGGTGAGGCTTGTTCGGGTATGGTTTGGACGTCAAGGACTGTTATTCTTTCCAGCCCCACTGCATCAAGCGTTATGTGCCGAAAACATGGGAAACGGGAGAAAAGAATGGCAAAAGTGGCGTTTATAACCGGGGCCACCCGGGGCATCGGCAAGGCCTGCGCGCTGCGGCTTGCGCGGGAGGGCTGGAACATTGTGGTGGCGGCGAAAAGCACGGAGGAGCACCCGAAACTGCCCGGCACGATTTACTCGGCGGCGGCGGAGATAGCCGCGCTGGGCGTGGAGGCCCTGCCTGTGCCGTGCAATGTCCGCGACCTGGACAGCGTGCAGGCGGCGGCCCGCGCGACCCTGGAACGTTTCGGGCGGGTGGACGCGGTCATCAACAACGCCGGGGCGCTGTGGTGGCGTCCCATGGACGAGACGCCCATGAAACGCTTCGACTTGGTGATGGAGGTGAACGCGCGGGGCGCCTACGCGGTCACGGAGGCCTTTCTCCCGGCGCTCAAGGCGCAGCGGTCCGGACATGTGATCATGATGTCGCCGCCGGTGGACCTGGCCGTGGTGCCGGGGCACATCGCCTACTCCATCAGCAAGTTCGGCATGACCATGATCGCCCTGGGGATTGCGGAGGAGTTGAAAGGGTATAATGTCCACGGCACGGCACTGTGGCCGAAAACCGTCATCGAGTCCCACGCCACCATCAATTACGGGCTGGGAACGCCCGCGCTGTGGCGCAAGGCGGACATCGTGGCAGACGCCACCTTCGAGATACTGGCACACCCGGAACGGTCCAATGGAAGGGCCGTGCTGGACGAGGATTTCCTCCGTGAGGTCGGCCAGACGGACTTTGAACGGTATCTGTGCGTGCCGGACGGCACGCCTTTGGAATTGGACAGCACGGTGATGCGCGCGGCGCGCTCATAAAGGAACGGGATCAAGGTCATGCAGTTTTTGTTGAACATTGCCGTGGCGGCGGCGGCGCTGGTGGTCATATTCGGCATTTGGGGCGGGGTGCATCTGCTGGCCCGCAAACGTATGGGCGAGCGCCAGCTCGGCTGCAAGGGGCCCGTTCCGGACCCGGGGGGGAACATGCTGTGCTGCAAGGGGGGCGGCAAACTCTGTGAGAGCGCCGACGGGCATGAGCATGGCCGGGAGGGCGGTGCGGCGGGCCGCTGAGTTCCCGTTTCGGCATTTTCTGGACTTTTGCCCCGCCTCTCCCCCACACTATCGCCTCGTCGCGGTGTTCCCGCCATTGGAATGGGGCGCCGCAAAAC
This region of Candidatus Hydrogenedentota bacterium genomic DNA includes:
- a CDS encoding SDR family oxidoreductase codes for the protein MAKVAFITGATRGIGKACALRLAREGWNIVVAAKSTEEHPKLPGTIYSAAAEIAALGVEALPVPCNVRDLDSVQAAARATLERFGRVDAVINNAGALWWRPMDETPMKRFDLVMEVNARGAYAVTEAFLPALKAQRSGHVIMMSPPVDLAVVPGHIAYSISKFGMTMIALGIAEELKGYNVHGTALWPKTVIESHATINYGLGTPALWRKADIVADATFEILAHPERSNGRAVLDEDFLREVGQTDFERYLCVPDGTPLELDSTVMRAARS